A stretch of DNA from Mycobacterium senriense:
ACGCTGGCGCTGACGGTCTTTGGCGTGCTGCGGGCCGGTCGGGGCGGGTTGCGGGATCGGCTTCATGGGCAGCGGGCTGGTGGTCACTTTGTGGCCGCGCACCAGCGGCAGCGTCAGCCGGAAGCACGAGCCGTCGCCGGGCTCGCCCCACGCCTCCAGCCGGCCCTGGTGCAGGCGCGCGTCCTCGATGCTGATCGCCAGGCCCAGGCCGGTACCGCCGGAGCGGCGAACCCGCGAGGGGTCGGCCCGCCAGAACCGGCTGAACACCAGCTTCTCCTCACCCGGTCGCAGCCCGACACCGTAGTCGCGGACCGTGACGGCGACCGTGTCCTCGTCGGCGGCCATCCGGATCTTCACGGGCTTGTGCTCGGCGTGGTCGATGGCGTTGGCGATCAGGTTGCGCAGGATGCGCTCCACCCGGCGGGTGTCGACCTCGGCGATCACCTCTTCGGTCGGCAGGTCCACCTTCAGCTCGATGCCGGCGTCCTCGGCCAGGTGTCCCACGTTGCCCAGCGCGCTCTGCACCGTGGTGCGCAGGTCGACCGCCTCGACGGACAGCTCGGCGACACCGGCGTCGTGCCGGGAGATTTCGAGCAGGTCGTTGAGCAGCGACTCGAACCGGTCCAGCTCGTTGACCATCAGCTCGGTGGAGCGCGCCAGCGTCGGGTCCAGGTCGGCGCTGTGGTCATAGATCAGGTCGGCCGCCATCCGCACCGTGGTCAACGGGGTGCGCAGTTCGTGGCTCACGTCAGAAGTGAAGCGGCGCTGCAGATTACCGAACTCCTCCAGCTGGGTGATCTGGCGCGACAGGCTCTCGGCCATGTCGTTGAACGACATGGCCAGCCGTGCCATGTCGTCCTCGCCGCGCACCGGCATGCGTTCGGACAGGTGCCCTTCGGCGAACCGCTCGGCGATGCGCGACGCCGACCGCACCGGCACCACCACCTGCCGCGACACCAGCAACGCGATCCCGGCCAGCAGCACCAGCAGCACCGCGCCGCCGGTGATCATGGTGCCGCGCACCAGCTGGATGGTGGCCTGCTCGTTCTTCAGCGGGAAGATCAGGTACAGCTCCAGGTTGGCCACCTGAGACGACGCCGGCGTGCCGACGATCAGCGCGGGCCCGGAGAACCCGTCGGTGTGCACGGTGGCGTACTGGTAGGACGCCTGGCCCGCCTTGACGAAGCCGCGCAGGGAACCGGGCACCTGGTCGACGGGCCCGGCGGTGGTCGCGGCGCGCGGGCCGTCGCCGGGCACCATCAGCACCGCGTCGAAGGCGCCGGCCATCCCCGCACCGGAGGCCGGGTCGGTCTTGGAGGTCAGCGTGTTGCGCGCCAGCTGCAGGCTGCTGTCCAACGAGCGCGCCTCTTCGCCGTTGACGATCCCGCCCACCGTGGTGCGTGCCCGCTCGATCTGCTCGATGGCGGCCTTTACCTTGACGTCGAGCACGCGATTGGTGACCTGACTGGTCAATACGAAGCCGAGCGCCAAAATGACCGCCAGGGACAGCCCCAGGGTCAGCGCCACCACCCGCAGCTGCAGCGAGCGCCGCCACGCAATGGCCACGGCGCGACTCACCGCGCCCATGCCACGAGTCATGGGGCCGGAGCGTCCCCAGCGGCTTCGAGTGCGTCGCCGGGAACCCCAGATCACTGCAGGTGCTCCTCCCTAACGCGACGCTTTACAACGTCGCCGCCGGTCACGGAGGTCCGGCCTTGTAACCCACTCCTCGAACGGTCAACACTACGGTCGGGTTTTCAGGGTCTTTCTCAACCTTGGCGCGCAGACGCTGGACGTGCACGTTCACCAGGCGGGTATCCGCCGGGTGACGATAGCCCCACACCTGTTCGAGCAGCACATCACGAGTAAACACCTGCCGCGGTTTGCGCGCCAACGCCACCAGCAAGTCGAATTCCAGCGGTGTCAGGGAGATCTGCTCGCCGTTGCGCGTGACCTTGTGCGCCGGCACGTCGATCTCGACGTCGGCGATGGACAGCATCTCGGCGGGCTCGTCGTCGTTGCGCCGCAGCCGCGCCCGCACCCGGGCCACCAGCTCCTTCGGCTTGAACGGCTTCATGATGTAGTCGTCGGCACCCGACTCGAGGCCCAGGACCACGTCGACGGTGTCGGTCTTGGCGGTCAGCATCACGATCGGCACGCCGGAATCGGCGCGCAACACCCGGCACACGTCGATGCCGTTCATGCCGGGCAGCATCAGGTCCAACAACACCAGATCGGGGCGCAGCTCGCGCACCGCAGTCAGGGCCTGGGTGCCGTCACCGATGACCGCAGTGTCGAAACCCTCACCCCGCAACACGATGGTCAACATCTCGGCGAGCGAAGCGTCGTCATCGACGACGAGAATCCTTTGCCTCATGGAGTCCATGGTGTCACCAGATCGGGACAAACTTGGGGCGCCACACGGGCGTTTCGTGGCCCGATGGCCAATTTTGGATGCAAATGCCGTGAAATTCGGTGTTTCGGCCGCCCCGGCGGATCAGTCCCGCGCCGCCTGGGCGCCCTCGGAGCCGGTCAACGCGGCGGCCAGCCGGCCCGGATCGACGTCCGCGTCGACGCTCAGCCACCGACCACCCCAGCCCGCGGCGGCCAGTTGGGCGTAGACCGCCGCGGTGCGTTGCTGCAGCCCGTCGTCGCGTTCGTAGCTGTCGCGCGCACGGCCCGGATCGGCCTCGGCCCGGCTCCGGGCGCGCTGCCCGGCCAGCTCGGCCGTCACCGCGAGTAGCACCTGCCAGTCGGGCGCGGGCAGCCCGAGCCGCCGGTACTCCAGGTCGTGTATCCATTCCACGGCCGGCCCGGTCGCATCCTGGTGCAGACGTGCGGCGGTATAGGCCGCGTTGGAGGCGACGTAGCGATCCATGATCACCACGTCGTGCTCGCGGCGCAGCGCATCGATTTCGTCGACCGCCCCGGCACGGTCCAGCGCGAAGAGCGTCGCCATCGCATAGACCGACGACGCGAGGTCACCGTGCTCGCCGTGCAGGGCCTCGGCGGCGATGTCGGCCGCCACCGATCGCCCGTAGCGCGGGAAGGCAAGCATGGCCACCGACTTGCCGTCCGCATGAAAAAGGTTGCGAAGCTTGTCCGTCAGCGTCCGCTTGCCGGCGCCGTCGATGCCCTCGATCGCGATCAGCACGGCGCGAGCCTATCGCCGCCGAGCGCCCCGCTGGCGCGACACTCGGCGGCCGGGCGGCTCAGTAGCGGTAGTGGTCGGCCTTGTAGGGGCCGTCGACGTCGACGCCGATGTACTCGGCCTGCTCCTTGGTGAGCTTGGTCAGCTCGCCGCCGAGGGCCTCGACGTGGATGCGCGCCACCTTCTCGTCCAGGTGCTTGGGCAGCCGGTAGACCTCGTTGTCGTACTCGTCGTTCTTGGTCCACAGCTCGATCTGCGCGATGACCTGGTTGGAGAAGCTGTTGCTCATCACGAACGACGGGTGGCCGGTGGCGTTACCTAGGTTCAGCAGCCGGCCTTCGGACAGCAGGATGATCGACTTGCCGGTGTCCGGGAACGTCCA
This window harbors:
- the mtrB gene encoding MtrAB system histidine kinase MtrB; translated protein: MIWGSRRRTRSRWGRSGPMTRGMGAVSRAVAIAWRRSLQLRVVALTLGLSLAVILALGFVLTSQVTNRVLDVKVKAAIEQIERARTTVGGIVNGEEARSLDSSLQLARNTLTSKTDPASGAGMAGAFDAVLMVPGDGPRAATTAGPVDQVPGSLRGFVKAGQASYQYATVHTDGFSGPALIVGTPASSQVANLELYLIFPLKNEQATIQLVRGTMITGGAVLLVLLAGIALLVSRQVVVPVRSASRIAERFAEGHLSERMPVRGEDDMARLAMSFNDMAESLSRQITQLEEFGNLQRRFTSDVSHELRTPLTTVRMAADLIYDHSADLDPTLARSTELMVNELDRFESLLNDLLEISRHDAGVAELSVEAVDLRTTVQSALGNVGHLAEDAGIELKVDLPTEEVIAEVDTRRVERILRNLIANAIDHAEHKPVKIRMAADEDTVAVTVRDYGVGLRPGEEKLVFSRFWRADPSRVRRSGGTGLGLAISIEDARLHQGRLEAWGEPGDGSCFRLTLPLVRGHKVTTSPLPMKPIPQPAPTGPQHAKDRQRQREHAERAL
- the mtrA gene encoding two-component system response regulator MtrA, whose product is MDSMRQRILVVDDDASLAEMLTIVLRGEGFDTAVIGDGTQALTAVRELRPDLVLLDLMLPGMNGIDVCRVLRADSGVPIVMLTAKTDTVDVVLGLESGADDYIMKPFKPKELVARVRARLRRNDDEPAEMLSIADVEIDVPAHKVTRNGEQISLTPLEFDLLVALARKPRQVFTRDVLLEQVWGYRHPADTRLVNVHVQRLRAKVEKDPENPTVVLTVRGVGYKAGPP
- a CDS encoding dTMP kinase, producing the protein MLIAIEGIDGAGKRTLTDKLRNLFHADGKSVAMLAFPRYGRSVAADIAAEALHGEHGDLASSVYAMATLFALDRAGAVDEIDALRREHDVVIMDRYVASNAAYTAARLHQDATGPAVEWIHDLEYRRLGLPAPDWQVLLAVTAELAGQRARSRAEADPGRARDSYERDDGLQQRTAAVYAQLAAAGWGGRWLSVDADVDPGRLAAALTGSEGAQAARD